The nucleotide window AATgtaaccgagttgactcagtgactCGGCCTTCTTTGTTAATGTAGAAAACCAAAaacaaattaaagaaaataaagtactAACACAGACTCGCCGAGTCGCTGACTCGTGACGTGATGATGAACCCAGTCAACGGATATCTTCAATGCTCTCACTTGCTAGTTGTGCAGAACCCAATTGAGCCATGACATCGATGTCGTTGTAGTCGTAAAAGACCGGAACAGATGCTGAAGACGACGACGACGATGGAAATGGATGAGGATTAGTATATCGAGCGAGACGGACTCTGGCATTATCAAGGTCATGTTGGAGGTGGAGCATCTTCCATTGTAGGAGGGAGATGTCACCGACACAACCGTGGACTGGATCTCTTACCCGAGCTTCGGCCTCATAAGCTAACGAGTTCGCGGTGTCTTCTCGTAGCTGTGGTGGAACTTCGCTAAGGAGCTTCGCGACATTGCTGGCTCCAAAGATCTTGTGAACGTTGGCAAATTTTTGGGTGTCATTGGAATGGAAGTAAGGGGCGAAGATGCAATCTGGAGTGCATCTTCTCTTTAGGAATTTGCAAGCGGCGCATGGCGAAGGAGATGACGATGATCGTGGGCCATGGCCCTTCTTCATCTCATCTCTTGAAGAGAGTTGTTGTATGATTATATTTGTGAAGATGTTTATAAGGTTTTGAGTCTTTTGACTATTTACATGGATGTTGTGGTACAAGTaattgataaataataaataatgttTTGATATTtagtttaaaataataaatataatcttTTAAAATCTTAAATATAA belongs to Magnolia sinica isolate HGM2019 chromosome 8, MsV1, whole genome shotgun sequence and includes:
- the LOC131254039 gene encoding LOB domain-containing protein 21-like, with translation MKKGHGPRSSSSPSPCAACKFLKRRCTPDCIFAPYFHSNDTQKFANVHKIFGASNVAKLLSEVPPQLREDTANSLAYEAEARVRDPVHGCVGDISLLQWKMLHLQHDLDNARVRLARYTNPHPFPSSSSSSASVPVFYDYNDIDVMAQLGSAQLASESIEDIR